One region of Brachyhypopomus gauderio isolate BG-103 chromosome 9, BGAUD_0.2, whole genome shotgun sequence genomic DNA includes:
- the LOC143522960 gene encoding desmoglein-2.1-like, with the protein MARRLPPLVCLFCFILSAVFEAEATADFSVALRRQKREWIVPPRILEENVDYTKDGPIARIRSDKEEAGRLKYSLKGIGADLAPYHLFVVDPSTGDVRITGILDRENIAQYNLSGVATFSNNTEAENDIQLRIKVKDQNDNPPIFSSSISPGSVFELSSTDTVVMTLQATDIDEPGNPNSQLAYEIISQKPDNPQKKKMFKITRNGEVRVNDAYLDREAVSQYELTVKASDLNGARGCNTGTAVVLVNVLDVNDNIPTLEKESYQCSIEENTENVEVMRIKAIDQDLVNTENWLAKFIIATGNEAGYFSIYTDTKTNEGVLMLNKAVDYEEIRNLNLGLAVSNVAPYHPSVSGDSGTYGVVITSGGAGGGGGGAGGGAGGGAGGGGAGGGAGGGAGTGGGGGAGTGAIPGSPGSPGSPGMLLPGGKLYNVNVTVKNQPEGPVFRPKVKAVPISEDGKTFDITKVIASYPAIDADTQQPAKNVRYVKGSDPDNWLSIDDRTGDIRLNKHPDRESPYLVNGTYTAKILCITQDMPAKTATGTVAIQVEDFNDHCPKLTSLVQDMCTMQEALYVSAVDQDAPPNGAPFTFSIVPEKTQGKWILEHLNDTTAILRTKETLWPGPKEVTMQVQDQQGLACPEPQVLKVSVCTCETSGRCSQRAASKKGSVLGGAGIGLLLLGLLMLLLIPLLLLFCQCGAAGFGAGGFGKDFADMPFDTKEHLISYNTEGQGEDRDVPTMYIRPADDPGMGGFDVADGGIGMESGQWINGKWIRGHWMNGRFVADGTNITNSAWEDDGMALSEQFLKQYYSGKSQELDSTAKNSLLVYSYEGRESPAGSVSTLSLLDSNNDLEFLNDLEPKFTTLAEICGGTKFTTAISAPTAVPVPSPAPVPAPLRPRPTLEVDSTNINTINTVNTSTVNTANTISAFAPPAQPPSTHVERNVVVNDSHVSVVSDVKPPTALIDMTPAHTVLVQQQPLYYVVEPQVPNTVLLAERPAVGLGQGMYVLNDSNRVLVQGSVAAPNTGLLQSAHLSGSQVLLVDRGAQGGQVLQGTLQRGGFTGSQGLLLVDGQGGSMIDGTFQRSTTTTGGLHMDGQGGSSGIVHGLQQRRGFTGSQGLLLVDEQGGSMIDGTFQRSTTTTGGLHMDGQGGSSGIVHGLQQRGGITGSQGLLLVEGQGGSMIDGAFQRSTTTAVGLDGNSVQMSGLPTSRKVVIQEKKVVSSQGRL; encoded by the exons ATGGCCCGGCGCCTACCGCCtcttgtgtgtctgttttgttttattttatcg GCTGTGTTTGAAGCTGAGGCTACAGCCGACTTTTCTGTAGCTCTCCGCAGGCAGAAGAGAGAATGGATTGTCCCACCTCGAATTCTGGAGGAGAATGTGGACTATACTAAAGATGGACCTATTGCTAGA ATTCGCTCAGACAAGGAGGAAGCAGGCAGGTTGAAATACTCCCTAAAGGGCATTGGTGCAGATTTAGCACCCTACCACTTGTTTGTAGTGGACCCTTCCACTGGTGATGTACGAATAACTGGGATCCTGGACCGAGAAAACATTGCCCAGTACAAT CTCTCTGGGGTTGCTACATTCTCAAATAACACTGAGGCAGAGAATGATATTCAGCTGAGAATAAAGGTGAAAGATCAGAACGACAATCCACCCATCTTCTCCAGTAGTATATCACCAGGTTCTGTGTTTGAACTCAGCTCCACAG ATACTGTCGTGATGACATTACAAGCAACTGATATAGATGAGCCTGGGAACCCCAACTCTCAGCTTGCTTATGAAATTATCAGCCAGAAACCAGACAATCctcaaaagaagaaaatgttcAAGATCACACGAAATGGTGAAGTGCGGGTTAATGATGCCTACTTAGACCGAGAG GCTGTTAGCCAGTATGAACTCACTGTAAAAGCATCAGATCTCAACGGGGCGAGAGGCTGCAACACAGGAACTGCGGTGGTCCTCGTCAACGTCCTGGATGTCAATGACAACATTCCAACACTGGAGAAAGAGTCT TACCAATGCAGCATTGAGGAGAACACAGAAAATGTGGAGGTGATGAGAATTAAAGCTATTGATCAAGACTTGGTCAACACAGAAAACTGGCTGGCTAAGTTCATCATTGCCACAGGCAACGAAGCGGGATATTTTAGCATTTACACTGATACAAAGACCAATGAAGGGGTCCTAATGCTCAACAAG GCTGTGGATTATGAGGAGATCAGAAATTTGAATCTGGGCCTTGCTGTGTCCAATGTTGCCCCGTATCACCCCTCAGTGTCAGGGGACTCAGGGACATACGGAGTGGTGATAACTTCAGGAGGAgccggaggtggaggtggtggtgctggaggtggagctggaggtggagctggaggtggtggtgctggtggtggagctggaggtggagcagggacaggtggaggtggtggagcaggGACTGGAGCTATTCCAGGAAGCCCGGGAAGTCCAGGAAGCCCAGGAATGTTACTCCCAGGTGGTAAACTTTACAATGTGAATGTCACAGTAAAGAACCAACCTGAAGGCCCTGTTTTCAGACCCAAAGTAAAAGCAGTTCCCATTTCTGAAGATGGCAAGACATTTGACATAACAAAGGTCATTGCTTCATACCCCGCTATAGATGCGGATACACAGCAGCCTGCTAAGAATGTCAG ATATGTTAAAGGCTCTGATCCAGATAACTGGTTGTCCATTGATGATAGAACTGGTGACATTAGACTGAACAAACATCCAGATCGAGAATCCCCATATCTGGTTAATGGGACATACACCGCCAAGATCTTATGTATTACTCAAG ACATGCCTGCAAAGACCGCCACAGGCACCGTTGCCATCCAGGTTGAGGATTTTAATGACCACTGCCCAAAACTCACCAGCCTCGTACAGGACATGTGCACCATGCAGGAAGCGCTGTACGTTTCTGCTGTGGATCAAGATGCTCCACCCAATGGTGCTCCTTTCACCTTCTCCATTGTCCCAGAAAAAACCCAGGGAAAATGGATCTTGGAACACTTAAATG ATACAACGGCCATCTTGAGGACCAAAGAGACTCTGTGGCCAGGACCTAAGGAAGTGACAATGCAGGTGCAAGACCAGCAAGGTTTGGCGTGTCCAGAGCCGCAGGTGCTGAAGGTGAGCGTGTGCACCTGTGAAACCAGCGGCCGTTGCTCACAGCGTGCGGCTTCTAAGAAGGGCTCTGTGCTCGGAGGCGCTGGGATTGGCCTGCTCCTTCTGGGACTCCTGATGCTATTAC TCATCCCACTCTTGCTGCTGTTCTGCCAATGTGGAGCAGCCGGCTTTGGAGCAGGTGGCTTTGGAAAAGACTTTGCAGATATGCCCTTTGACACCAAAGAGCACCTAATCTCCTACAATACAGAAGGACAGGGAGAAGACCGG GATGTGCCAACAATGTACATCAGACCAGCAGATGATCCAGGAATGGGTGGATTTGATGTAGCAGATGGAGGTATCGGCATGGAGAGTGGCCAGTGGATAAATGGCAAATGGATACGTGGCCACTGGATGAATGGCCGGTTCGTGGCAGATGGCACTAATATCACAAATAGTGCCTGGGAAGATGATGGAATGGCCCTTTCAGAACAATTCCTGAAACAGTACTACTCCGGG AAGAGTCAGGAGCTAGACAGCACTGCCAAAAACTCTTTGCTGGTGTACAGCTACGAGGGTCGTGAGTCCCCTGCAGGTTCTGTGAGCACCTTGAGCCTCCTCGACTCCAACAATGACCTGGAGTTCCTCAACGACCTCGAGCCAAAGTTCACCACTCTCGCCGAGATATGTGGAGGCACAAAATTCACGACAGCAATCTCAGCCCCtaccgctgtccctgtcccatCTCCTGCCCCTGTCCCTGCCCCTCTTCGCCCAAGACCTACTCTGGAAGTAGACTCTACAAACATTAACACCATCAATACAGTCAACACCAGCACTGTCAACACTGCCAACACGATCAGCGCATTTGCCCCACCTGCCCAGCCTCCGTCCACGCACGTGGAGAGGAATGTGGTGGTTAATGACAGCCATGTTTCAGTAGTGTCTGATGTGAAGCCACCTACAGCTCTGATTGACATGACGCCAGCCCACACAGTGCTGGTGCAACAGCAGCCTTTGTACTACGTGGTTGAGCCACAGGTTCCCAACACTGTCCTGCTGGCTGAGAGGCCTGCCGTCGGCCTGGGACAGGGCATGTATGTGCTGAATGACTCTAACAGGGTTCTGGTTCAGGGCTCTGTTGCAGCACCGAACACGGGCCTGCTGCAGTCAGCCCACCTGTCTGGATCGCAAGTGCTATTGGTAGACAGAGGTGCACAAGGTGGGCAGGTCCTGCAGGGCACACTGCAGAGAGGAGGATTCACCGGCTCTCAAGGTCTGTTGCTAGTGGATGGGCAAGGAGGGTCTATGATAGATGGCACCTTCCAGAGAAGCACAACTACAACTGGAGGGTTGCACATGGATGGGCAGGGTGGGTCATCGGGAATTGTACATGGCTTGCAGCAAAGACGAGGATTCACTGGTTCTCAAGGTCTGTTGCTAGTGGACGAGCAAGGAGGGTCTATGATAGATGGCACCTTCCAGAGAAGCACAACTACAACTGGAGGGTTGCACATGGATGGGCAGGGTGGGTCATCGGGAATTGTACATGGCTTGCAGCAGAGAGGAGGAATCACTGGCTCCCAAGGTCTGTTGCTAGTTGAGGGGCAAGGAGGGTCTATGATAGATGGCGCGTTCCAGAGAAGCACAACTACAGCTGTGGGTTTGGATGGAAATTCGGTCCAGATGAGTGGACTTCCAACCTCACGGAAAGTTGTCATCCAAGAAAAGAAGGTTGTATCAAGTCAAGGAAGGCTGTAA